The following proteins are co-located in the Anomalospiza imberbis isolate Cuckoo-Finch-1a 21T00152 chromosome 1, ASM3175350v1, whole genome shotgun sequence genome:
- the PRELID3A gene encoding PRELI domain containing protein 3A isoform X2 — MKIWSSEHVFGHPWDTVIKAAMRKYPNPMNPCVVGVDVLDRSLDNQGRLHSHRLLSTEWGLPSIVKAILGTSRTLTYIEEHSVVDPVEKKMELCSTNITLTNLVSVDERLVYTPHPENPEKTVLTQEAIITVKGISLSSYLESLMASTISSNARKGWDAIEWIIQNSESALS, encoded by the exons ATGAAGATCTGGAGCTCGGAGCACGTGTTCGG GCATCCCTGGGATACCGTGATCAAAGCTGCTATGAGAAAGTACCCCAACCCCATGAATCCGTGTGTGGTAGGAGTAGATGTCCTCGACAGGAGCCTGGATAACCAGGGGAGGCTGCACAGTCACCGTCTTCTCAGCACGGAGTGGGGATTGCCCAGTATTGTCAAAGCG atATTAGGAACAAGTAGAACTCTGACTTACATAGAGGAACATTCTGTGGTAGATCCAGTGGAAAAGAAGATGGAGCTTTGCTCAACTAAT ATTACGCTCACAAACTTGGTGTCTGTTGATGAGAGACTGGTTTACACACCTCATCCAGAAAACCCAGAAAA GACTGTGCTAACCCAAGAAGCTATTATTACTGTTAAAGGCATTAGCTTGAGCAGTTATCTGGAAAGCTTGATGGCAAGCACAATATCTTCTAATGCCAGAAAG GGGTGGGATGCTATTGAGTGGATAATTCAAAATTCTGAAAGCGCTCTAAGCTAG
- the AFG3L2 gene encoding mitochondrial inner membrane m-AAA protease component AFG3L2 isoform X1 — MAHRYLLLARGGGCRRGLPGAPLQQLLCGRGLLGGARPCLAQLCDQVTPGVTADRSTVLASVIAACRRLFSQPPKGFEKYFPNGKKSNGTKGTAGETKETKQATSRQPSGTSSGGGGSGGKKGGKKEESNWWARLQKGDIPWDVREFRMYVVGSSFFWTMVVYYFFFRVPGREITWKDFVNSYLSKGLVDRLEVVNKRFVRVIFVPGKSPHEWYVWFNIGSVDTFERNLETVQQDLGIEVENRLPVVYSTESDGSFLLSLLPTILIIGSLLYTLRRGPAGLGRAGRGMGGLFSVGETTAKVLKDEIDVKFKDVAGCEEAKLEIMEFVNFLKNPKQYEDLGAKIPKGAILTGPPGTGKTLLAKATAGEANVPFITVNGSEFLEMFVGVGPARVRDLFALARKNAPCILFIDEIDAVGRKRGRGNFGGQSEQENTLNQLLVEMDGFNTTTNVVILAGTNRPDILDPALMRPGRFDRQIYIGPPDIKGRASIFKVHLRPLKLDTVLNKDNLARKLASLTPGFSGADIANVCNEAALIAARHLSDAINQKHFEQAIERVIGGLEKKTQVLQPEEKKTVAYHEAGHAVAGWFLEHADPLLKVSIIPRGKGLGYAQYLPKEQYLYTKEQLLDRMCMTLGGRVSEQIFFGRITTGAQDDLKKVTQSAYAQIVQFGMNEKVGQISFDLPRQGDMVLEKPYSEATARLIDEEVRSLINIAYERTLNLLTEKKAEVEKVALRLLEKEVLDKSDMLDLLGPRPFAEKSTYEEFVEGTGSLDEDTSLPEGLKDWNKEREKEKEETTDEQVARQIRGGMPF, encoded by the exons ATGGCGCACCGGTACCTGCTGCtggcgcggggcggcggctgCCGCCGGGGGCTGCCCGGCGCCccgctgcagcagctgctctgcgGGAGGGGCCTGCTCGGGGGGGCAAGGCCCTGCCTGGCGCAG CTCTGTGACCAAGTTACCCCTGGCGTTACTGCTGATAGAAGCACTGTTTTGGCAAGTGTAATCGCTGCTTGCAGAAGGCTTTTCTCTCAACCTCCCAAAG GATTTGAAAAGTATTTTCCCAATGGGAAGAAATCGAATGGAACTAAAGGTACAGCTGGAGAAACAAAAG aaacaAAGCAAGCTacttccagacaacccagtgGAACTAGTAGTGGAGGAGGTGGGAGTGgtggaaaaaaaggaggcaagaaagaagaaagtaaCTGGTGGGCCAGATTACAGAAG GGTGACATTCCATGGGATGTCAGGGAGTTTCGGATGTATGTAGTGGGAAGTTCTTTTTTCTGGACAATGGTTGTGTACTACTTCTTCTTCAGGGTCCCTGGGAGAGAAATCACCTGGAAAGACTTTGTCAACAGCTACCTTTCTAAAGGATTG GTGGACAGACTTGAAGTGGTGAACAAGCGCTTTGTTAGAGTCATCTTTGTTCCTGGAAAGTCTCCTCATGAATGG TACGTCTGGTTTAATATCGGTAGTGTGGACACTTTTGAACGCAATCTGGAGACTGTGCAGCAAGATCTGGGAATAGAAGTGGAGAACAGATTGCCTGTAGTCTACTCAACAGAGAGTGATGG ATCATTTCTCCTCAGTTTGCTGCCTACAATTCTGATTATTGGTTCATTGCTGTACACATTAAGAAGAGGTCCTGCAGGCTTAGGTCGGGCAGGGCGTGGAATGGGTGGACTTTTCAGTGTTGGCGAAACTACAGCCAAAGTCCTTAAGGATGAAATAGATGTTAAATTCAAAGATGTAGCTGGCTGTGAGGAGGCCAAATTAGAGATAATGGAGTTTGTGAACTTcctgaaaaatcccaaacaataTGAGGATCTGGGAGCAAAAATTCCAAAG GGGGCAATTCTGACAGGTCCTCCAGGTACTGGGAAAACACTTCTGGCTAAAGCTACAGCTGGAGAAGCCAATGTGCCATTTATCACCGTCAATGGCTCAGAGTTCTTGGAGATGTTTGTTGGTGTGGGTCCAGCTCGA GTTAGAGACTTATTTGCTCTGGCTCGTAAAAATGCCCCGTGCATTCTCTTCATTGATGAAATAGATGCAgtagggaggaagagaggaaggggCAACTTTGGAGGACAAAGTGAGCAAGAGAACACACTCAATCAGCTTTTAGTAGAAATGGATG GGTTTAATACAACCACAAATGTAGTCATTTTGGCAGGTACTAACAGGCCAGATATTTTAGACCCTGCTTTGATGAGACCAGGACGCTTTGACAGGCAGATTTACATTG GACCCCCAGATATAAAAGGAAGAGCGTCCATTTTCAAAGTTCACCTTAGACCTCTGAAATTAGATACAGTCTTAAATAAAGACAACCTAGCAAGAAAGCTTGCATCACTAACACCTGGGTTTTCTG GTGCTGATATTGCTAATGTTTGTAATGAAGCTGCTTTAATTGCTGCAAGGCATCTCTCAGATGCTATAAACCAAAAGCATTTTGAGCAAGCAATTGAAAGAGTTATTGGAG GTTTGGAAAAGAAAACTCAAGTActccagccagaggagaaaaagacaGTAGCATATCACGAGGCAGGGCATGCAGTTGCAGGGTGGTTTTTGGAACATGCTGACCCATTGTTAAAG GTATCTATTATTCCACGTGGTAAAGGACTGGGTTATGCTCAGTATTTGCCCAAAGAACAGTATCTTTATACCAAAGAGCAGCTACTGGACAGAATGTGCATGACTCTGGGAGGACGTGTGTCTGAGCAAATCTTCTTTGGAAGAATTACAACTGGTGCCCAAGATGACTTGAAGAAGGTGACCCAGAGTGCATATGCTCAG attgTTCAGTTTGGTATGAATGAAAAAGTGGGGCAGATTTCCTTTGATCTCCCTCGTCAGGGAGACATGGTCTTGGAGAAACCTTACAGCGAGGCAACTGCCAGGTTGATAGACGAAGAAGTGCGGTCACTAATTAACATTGCCTATGAAAGGACATTAAATCTGCTGACTGAGAAGAAAGCGGAAGTGGAGAAG GTTGCCCTGCGGCTTCTGGAGAAGGAAGTGCTTGATAAAAGCGACATGCTAGACTTGCTTGGCCCAAGACCGTTTGCAGAAAAGTCTACTTATGAAGAATTTGTGGAAGGTACAGGAAGTTTGGATGAGGACACTTCACTACCAGAAGGCCTTAAAGACTGGAACAAAGAAcgtgaaaaagaaaaagaggagacAACAGATGAACAGGTCGCTAGGCAGATCAGAGGAGGGATGCCATTTTAA
- the AFG3L2 gene encoding mitochondrial inner membrane m-AAA protease component AFG3L2 isoform X2 gives MDVCYLARILGSHVFRTYCFSLCDQVTPGVTADRSTVLASVIAACRRLFSQPPKGFEKYFPNGKKSNGTKGTAGETKETKQATSRQPSGTSSGGGGSGGKKGGKKEESNWWARLQKGDIPWDVREFRMYVVGSSFFWTMVVYYFFFRVPGREITWKDFVNSYLSKGLVDRLEVVNKRFVRVIFVPGKSPHEWYVWFNIGSVDTFERNLETVQQDLGIEVENRLPVVYSTESDGSFLLSLLPTILIIGSLLYTLRRGPAGLGRAGRGMGGLFSVGETTAKVLKDEIDVKFKDVAGCEEAKLEIMEFVNFLKNPKQYEDLGAKIPKGAILTGPPGTGKTLLAKATAGEANVPFITVNGSEFLEMFVGVGPARVRDLFALARKNAPCILFIDEIDAVGRKRGRGNFGGQSEQENTLNQLLVEMDGFNTTTNVVILAGTNRPDILDPALMRPGRFDRQIYIGPPDIKGRASIFKVHLRPLKLDTVLNKDNLARKLASLTPGFSGADIANVCNEAALIAARHLSDAINQKHFEQAIERVIGGLEKKTQVLQPEEKKTVAYHEAGHAVAGWFLEHADPLLKVSIIPRGKGLGYAQYLPKEQYLYTKEQLLDRMCMTLGGRVSEQIFFGRITTGAQDDLKKVTQSAYAQIVQFGMNEKVGQISFDLPRQGDMVLEKPYSEATARLIDEEVRSLINIAYERTLNLLTEKKAEVEKVALRLLEKEVLDKSDMLDLLGPRPFAEKSTYEEFVEGTGSLDEDTSLPEGLKDWNKEREKEKEETTDEQVARQIRGGMPF, from the exons ATGGATGTTTGCTATCTTGCAAGGATACTTGGGAGTCATGTTTTCAGGACATACTGCTTTTCA CTCTGTGACCAAGTTACCCCTGGCGTTACTGCTGATAGAAGCACTGTTTTGGCAAGTGTAATCGCTGCTTGCAGAAGGCTTTTCTCTCAACCTCCCAAAG GATTTGAAAAGTATTTTCCCAATGGGAAGAAATCGAATGGAACTAAAGGTACAGCTGGAGAAACAAAAG aaacaAAGCAAGCTacttccagacaacccagtgGAACTAGTAGTGGAGGAGGTGGGAGTGgtggaaaaaaaggaggcaagaaagaagaaagtaaCTGGTGGGCCAGATTACAGAAG GGTGACATTCCATGGGATGTCAGGGAGTTTCGGATGTATGTAGTGGGAAGTTCTTTTTTCTGGACAATGGTTGTGTACTACTTCTTCTTCAGGGTCCCTGGGAGAGAAATCACCTGGAAAGACTTTGTCAACAGCTACCTTTCTAAAGGATTG GTGGACAGACTTGAAGTGGTGAACAAGCGCTTTGTTAGAGTCATCTTTGTTCCTGGAAAGTCTCCTCATGAATGG TACGTCTGGTTTAATATCGGTAGTGTGGACACTTTTGAACGCAATCTGGAGACTGTGCAGCAAGATCTGGGAATAGAAGTGGAGAACAGATTGCCTGTAGTCTACTCAACAGAGAGTGATGG ATCATTTCTCCTCAGTTTGCTGCCTACAATTCTGATTATTGGTTCATTGCTGTACACATTAAGAAGAGGTCCTGCAGGCTTAGGTCGGGCAGGGCGTGGAATGGGTGGACTTTTCAGTGTTGGCGAAACTACAGCCAAAGTCCTTAAGGATGAAATAGATGTTAAATTCAAAGATGTAGCTGGCTGTGAGGAGGCCAAATTAGAGATAATGGAGTTTGTGAACTTcctgaaaaatcccaaacaataTGAGGATCTGGGAGCAAAAATTCCAAAG GGGGCAATTCTGACAGGTCCTCCAGGTACTGGGAAAACACTTCTGGCTAAAGCTACAGCTGGAGAAGCCAATGTGCCATTTATCACCGTCAATGGCTCAGAGTTCTTGGAGATGTTTGTTGGTGTGGGTCCAGCTCGA GTTAGAGACTTATTTGCTCTGGCTCGTAAAAATGCCCCGTGCATTCTCTTCATTGATGAAATAGATGCAgtagggaggaagagaggaaggggCAACTTTGGAGGACAAAGTGAGCAAGAGAACACACTCAATCAGCTTTTAGTAGAAATGGATG GGTTTAATACAACCACAAATGTAGTCATTTTGGCAGGTACTAACAGGCCAGATATTTTAGACCCTGCTTTGATGAGACCAGGACGCTTTGACAGGCAGATTTACATTG GACCCCCAGATATAAAAGGAAGAGCGTCCATTTTCAAAGTTCACCTTAGACCTCTGAAATTAGATACAGTCTTAAATAAAGACAACCTAGCAAGAAAGCTTGCATCACTAACACCTGGGTTTTCTG GTGCTGATATTGCTAATGTTTGTAATGAAGCTGCTTTAATTGCTGCAAGGCATCTCTCAGATGCTATAAACCAAAAGCATTTTGAGCAAGCAATTGAAAGAGTTATTGGAG GTTTGGAAAAGAAAACTCAAGTActccagccagaggagaaaaagacaGTAGCATATCACGAGGCAGGGCATGCAGTTGCAGGGTGGTTTTTGGAACATGCTGACCCATTGTTAAAG GTATCTATTATTCCACGTGGTAAAGGACTGGGTTATGCTCAGTATTTGCCCAAAGAACAGTATCTTTATACCAAAGAGCAGCTACTGGACAGAATGTGCATGACTCTGGGAGGACGTGTGTCTGAGCAAATCTTCTTTGGAAGAATTACAACTGGTGCCCAAGATGACTTGAAGAAGGTGACCCAGAGTGCATATGCTCAG attgTTCAGTTTGGTATGAATGAAAAAGTGGGGCAGATTTCCTTTGATCTCCCTCGTCAGGGAGACATGGTCTTGGAGAAACCTTACAGCGAGGCAACTGCCAGGTTGATAGACGAAGAAGTGCGGTCACTAATTAACATTGCCTATGAAAGGACATTAAATCTGCTGACTGAGAAGAAAGCGGAAGTGGAGAAG GTTGCCCTGCGGCTTCTGGAGAAGGAAGTGCTTGATAAAAGCGACATGCTAGACTTGCTTGGCCCAAGACCGTTTGCAGAAAAGTCTACTTATGAAGAATTTGTGGAAGGTACAGGAAGTTTGGATGAGGACACTTCACTACCAGAAGGCCTTAAAGACTGGAACAAAGAAcgtgaaaaagaaaaagaggagacAACAGATGAACAGGTCGCTAGGCAGATCAGAGGAGGGATGCCATTTTAA